The following coding sequences are from one Sesamum indicum cultivar Zhongzhi No. 13 linkage group LG11, S_indicum_v1.0, whole genome shotgun sequence window:
- the LOC105173441 gene encoding NAD-dependent malic enzyme 62 kDa isoform, mitochondrial: MGNFSRQMRLTSALMKSLRSRWGAVAAGNAGGARSFTTTEGHRPTIVHKRSLDILHDPWFNKGTAFSMTERDRLDLRGLLPPNVMSPEQQIERFMADLKRLELSARDGPSDPYNLAKWRILNRLHDRNETMYYKVLIDNIEEYAPIVYTPTVGLVCQKYSGLFRRPRGMYFSAEDRGEMMSMVYNWPADQVDMIVVTDGSRILGLGDLGVQGIGIAIGKLDLYVAAAGINPQRVLPVMIDVGTNNEELLKDPLYLGLQEHRLDGDEYVAVIDEFMEAVFTRWPHVIVQFEDFQSKWAFKLLQRYRNEYRMFNDDVQGTAGVALAGLLGAVRAQGRPMIDFPKMKIVVAGAGSAGIGVLNAARKTMARMLGDTEVAFESARSQFWVVDANGLITEARENIDPEARPFARKVRETERQGLAEGAKLAEVVRQVKPDVLLGLSACGGLFSKEVLEALKGSTSTRPAIFPMSNPTKNAECTPEEAFSIVGDNIIFASGSPFNNVDLGNGHVGHCNQANNMFLFPGIGLGTLLSGSKIVSDGMLQAAAECLAAYMTEEEVLHGIIYPSISRIRDITKEVAAAVIEEAIEEDLAEGYREMDARELQKLNKDEIRTFVGNNMWNPEYPTLVYKKD; this comes from the exons ATGGGGAATTTTTCTCGTCAGATGAGGCTTACATCGGCTCTGATGAAGAGTTTGCGGTCGCGGTGGGGAGCTGTTGCCGCTGGGAATGCGGGTGGTGCGAGATCTTTCACCACGACGGAGGGCCACCGTCCTACCATAGTTCACAAGCGCAGCTTGGATATTCTCCATGATCCGTGGTTCAACAAG GGAACTGCATTTTCAATGACAGAACGTGATCGACTTGACCTTCGCGGCCTCCTGCCTCCAAATGTAATGTCTCCTGAACAACAAATTGAACGCTTTA TGGCTGACTTGAAGAGGCTTGAGTTAAGTGCTAGAGACGGACCATCTGATCCATACAATTTGGCTAAATGGCGCATTCTTAACCGCTTGCATGATAGAAACGAGACAATGTATTATAAG GTTCTCATTGACAACATTGAAGAATACGCACCTATAGTCTATACTCCTACTGTTGGTCTTGTATGCCAGAAGTACAGTGGCTTGTTTAGGCGACCAAGGGGGATGTATTTTAGTGCAGAAGATCGTGGAGAAATGATGTCAATGGTTTACAATTGGCCAGCAGATCAG GTTGATATGATTGTTGTAACGGATGGAAGCAGAATATTGGGTCTTGGAGATCTTGGGGTTCAGGGAATTGGAATTGCAATTGGAAAGTTGGATCTTTATGTTGCCGCCGCTGGGATAAACCCACAGAGA GTACTTCCTGTCATGATTGACGTGGGAACCAACAATGAGGAGCTTCTGAAAGACCCTTTGT ATCTGGGATTGCAAGAGCACCGTCTTGACGGGGATGAGTATGTTGCAGTCATTGATGAATTCATGGAAGCAGTCTTTACTCGTTGGCCGCATGTGATTGTCCAG TTTGAAGATTTTCAAAGTAAGTGGGCCTTCAAGCTGTTGCAGCGTTATAGGAATGAATATAGAATGTTCAATGATGATGTTCAG GGAACAGCAGGGGTTGCACTTGCTGGTCTTTTAGGAGCAGTTAGAGCACAAGGAAGGCCGATGATTGACTTCCCAAAGATGAAGATTGTCGTTGCTGGTGCTGGGag TGCTGGAATAGGCGTTCTCAATGCTGCAAGAAAAACGATGGCTAGGATGCTAGGAGATACTGAAGTTGCTTTTGAAAGTGCTAGAAGTCAATTCTGGGTTGTTGATGCTAAT GGTCTTATAACGGAGGCACGTGAAAACATTGATCCAGAAGCTCGCCCATTTGCTAGGAAGGTGAGAGAAACTGAACGGCAAGGGTTGGCAGAAGGAGCAAAGCTCGCGGAAGTG GTAAGGCAAGTGAAGCCAGATGTGCTTCTTGGTTTGTCTGCTTGTGGAGGTTTGTTTTCCAAAGAG GTATTAGAAGCTCTCAAAGGTTCAACTTCTACAAGACCTGCAATTTTTCCAATGTCTAATCCTACGAAAAATG CTGAGTGCACCCCAGAGGAAGCATTTTCCATAGTTGGCGACAACATCATTTTTGCCAGTGGGAGCCCATTTAACAATGTTGATCTTG GAAATGGTCATGTTGGCCACTGCAACCAGGCAAATAACATGTTCCTTTTTCCCGG GATTGGACTTGGAACACTTCTATCTGGATCTAAGATAGTATCAGACGGAATGCTCCAGGCAGCAGCTGAATg CCTTGCTGCATATATGACCGAGGAAGAGGTACTTCACGGGATTATTTATCCGTCAATTTCAAG AATACGTGATATAACAAAGGAGGTAGCTGCAGCAGTCATTGAAGAAGCCATAGAAGAGGACCTGGCAGAAGGATACCGCGAGATGGATGCACGAGAACTGCAGAAACTTAATAAG GATGAGATCAGAACATTTGTAGGGAACAATATGTGGAATCCTGAGTACCCAACATTGGTTTACAAGAAGGATTGA